A stretch of Brachyspira suanatina DNA encodes these proteins:
- a CDS encoding ABC transporter permease yields MNFKNKLAGILEKEGFVNIFSSFLAIIIGLLLGLIILLISNVHDAFPAFMTILSGGFSGGSRGMGQVIYTATPLILTGLSVGFAFKNGLFNIGAPGQFIVGAYAAVLVAVKCTFLPPALHWFVALIVSFIAGGLWAYLPGFLKAHFNVNEVISSIMMNYIGMYLVNYLVTLTVYDMLKNQSQNIPPSAMMPTMGLNVIFRGSSANGGFFIAVIVVIIVYIILSKTTFGFELKACGLNKDASKYAGINEKRNIVLSMVIAGALAGLGGGLLYLSGVGKHIEVVDILAEEGFMGIPIALLGLSHPIGILIAGLFIAHITVGGFYMQIYDFTPEIIEMIISSIIYFSAFALLFKSIVGFISKKLIKKEEKNANE; encoded by the coding sequence ATGAATTTCAAAAACAAATTGGCTGGTATTTTGGAAAAAGAAGGATTTGTTAATATATTTTCTTCTTTTCTCGCTATTATTATAGGGCTGCTTCTGGGTCTTATAATACTTCTTATAAGTAATGTTCATGATGCTTTTCCCGCTTTTATGACAATACTTTCAGGAGGATTCTCTGGAGGCTCTAGAGGAATGGGACAGGTTATATACACTGCCACACCTTTAATACTAACAGGGCTTTCGGTTGGATTCGCTTTTAAAAACGGACTTTTTAATATAGGAGCTCCCGGACAATTTATAGTAGGTGCTTATGCTGCTGTATTAGTGGCAGTAAAATGCACATTTCTTCCTCCTGCTCTACATTGGTTCGTAGCCTTAATAGTTTCTTTTATAGCTGGAGGACTTTGGGCTTATTTACCGGGTTTTTTAAAGGCTCATTTCAATGTTAATGAAGTTATTTCAAGCATTATGATGAATTATATTGGTATGTATTTAGTTAATTATCTTGTTACACTTACAGTTTATGATATGCTTAAAAATCAGTCGCAAAATATACCTCCTTCTGCTATGATGCCTACTATGGGACTTAATGTTATATTTAGAGGCTCAAGTGCTAATGGAGGATTTTTCATTGCTGTTATCGTAGTAATAATAGTATATATAATTCTTTCTAAAACTACATTCGGTTTCGAGCTTAAAGCATGCGGACTGAACAAAGATGCAAGTAAATATGCCGGCATCAACGAAAAAAGAAATATAGTTCTTTCTATGGTTATAGCAGGAGCTTTAGCGGGACTTGGCGGCGGACTTTTATATCTTTCTGGTGTTGGAAAGCATATAGAAGTAGTTGATATACTTGCTGAAGAAGGCTTTATGGGAATACCTATTGCATTGCTTGGACTTTCTCACCCTATAGGGATATTAATTGCTGGGCTTTTCATTGCTCATATTACTGTGGGCGGTTTTTATATGCAGATATATGATTTTACTCCTGAAATTATAGAAATGATTATATCATCTATAATATATTTCAGTGCTTTTGCTTTGCTTTTCAAATCTATTGTTGGATTCATATCTAAAAAGCTAATCAAAAAAGAAGAAAAGAATGCTAATGAGTAA
- a CDS encoding ABC transporter permease has product METIYFLVQQTMFFSIPLLLVALGGMFSERSGVVNIALEGIMIIGAFAGIFFISRLGANFPPMITLFLAMIISALSGLIFSLLHAYAAISMSADQVISGTALNIFAPAFAIYVTRAIQVVQQISFVNNFRIESVPILGSIPIIGGLLFKNTYITTYIGFIILALSWFVLYKTRFGLRLRSCGEHPQAADSVGINVYKMRYIGVAISGALGGLGGLVFVIPTSTNFNATVAGYGFLALAVLIFGQWKPMKILYAAFFFGLMKTLASAYSGIPILASLPISNNIYKMIPYITTIIVLAFTSKNSQAPKASGIPYDKSVR; this is encoded by the coding sequence ATGGAAACAATTTATTTTTTAGTACAGCAGACAATGTTTTTTTCTATTCCGCTTTTACTTGTAGCATTAGGCGGAATGTTCTCTGAAAGAAGCGGAGTAGTTAATATTGCTCTTGAAGGCATAATGATAATAGGAGCTTTTGCCGGTATATTTTTCATAAGCAGATTAGGAGCCAATTTCCCTCCTATGATCACATTATTTTTAGCTATGATTATATCGGCTTTATCAGGTCTTATATTTTCTCTTCTTCATGCTTATGCTGCTATTAGTATGAGCGCAGATCAGGTTATAAGCGGTACTGCTTTAAATATATTTGCCCCTGCTTTTGCTATATATGTTACAAGAGCTATTCAAGTTGTTCAGCAAATAAGTTTCGTTAATAATTTTAGAATAGAATCTGTACCTATACTAGGAAGCATTCCAATAATAGGGGGATTATTATTTAAAAACACATACATAACAACATATATCGGATTCATAATATTAGCTTTATCTTGGTTTGTACTTTATAAAACTAGATTCGGACTTAGACTAAGAAGCTGCGGAGAACATCCTCAGGCTGCCGATTCTGTTGGTATTAATGTTTATAAGATGCGTTATATTGGTGTTGCTATATCAGGAGCATTAGGAGGTTTAGGAGGACTAGTATTTGTTATTCCTACTTCTACAAACTTTAATGCTACTGTTGCAGGTTACGGATTTTTGGCTTTAGCAGTACTTATATTCGGACAATGGAAGCCTATGAAAATACTTTATGCGGCTTTCTTCTTTGGACTTATGAAAACATTAGCTTCTGCTTATTCAGGAATACCTATACTTGCAAGTCTTCCTATATCAAACAATATATACAAAATGATTCCTTATATAACAACTATAATAGTGCTTGCATTTACTTCTAAAAATTCACAGGCTCCTAAGGCATCAGGTATTCCTTATGATAAGAGTGTAAGATAA